GCAAGAAGGCATCCCCCACAACGTCCTGAACGCCCGTCAGCACGAGCAGGAGGCGCAGATCGTCGCCGATGCCGGCAAGCTGGGGGCCGTGACCATCGCCACCAACATGGCGGGCCGTGGCACCGACATTCAGCTCGGCGGCAGCGTGGACATGAAGGTTCTGGACGCCCTCGCCGCCGACCCCGAGGCCGATCCCGACGAGGTGCGCACCCGCGTCGAGGCCGAGCATGCCGACGAGAAGGCCAAGGTGCTGGAGGCCGGCGGCCTGTTCGTTCTGGCCACCGAGCGCCACGAATCCCGCCGGATCGACAACCAGCTGCGCGGCCGTTCGGGCCGTCAGGGCGATCCGGGCCGCTCGGCCTTCTTCCTCAGCCTCGAGGATGACCTGATGCGCATCTTCGGCTCCGAGCGTCTGGACAAGGTCCTGTCCACGCTGGGCATGAAGGAAGGCGAGGCGATCGTGCACCCTTGGGTGAACAAATCGCTGGAAAAGGCGCAGGCTAAGGTGGAGGCGCGCAACTTCGACATGCGCAAGAACCTCCTGAAATTCGACGATGTGATGAACGATCAGCGCAAGGCGATCTTCAGCCAGCGCCTCGAGATCATGGCCGCCGAGGATCTGTCCGAGATCGCACAGGACATGCGCCATCAGATGATCGAGGATCTGGTGGACATCCACATGCCCCCCAAATCCTATCCCGACAGCTGGGACACCGAGGGGCTGCATGCCGCGATCCAAGAAAAGCTGACGCTGGATCTGCCGATCGCCGCTTGGGCCGCCGAGGAAGGCGTGGACCAGATGGCCGTGCGCGACCGGATCTTCGCCGCCTCGGACGAGCTGATGGCCGAAAAGGTGGAGCAGTTCGGCCCCGAGCAGATGAAATCCATCGAAAAGCAGGTTCTGCTGCAAGCCATCGACACCAAATGGCGCGAGCATCTGATGCGGCTGGAGCATCTGCGTTCGGTCGTGGGCTTCCGCGGCTATGCGCAGCGCGATCCGCTGTCGGAATACAAGACCGAAGGCTTCGCCCTGTTCGAGACGATGCTCGATTCGCTGCGTCAGGACGTAACGCAGCGCCTGTGCCAGATCCGCCCGCTGACCGAGGAGGAGCGTCAGGCCATGCTGGCGCAGCTGATGCAGCAGCGCGGCGTGAACATTCAGACCGCCGCGGCAGCGCCCGAGCCGGAGGCCGACGCCGCCCCCGAGGCGCCGATCCTGCAGGAGGAAGGCCCGTCCGAGGATATCGACCCTTCCGTCTGGGGCGATGTGGGCCGGAACGACCCCTGCCCCTGCGGATCGGGCGAGAAGTTCAAGCACTGCCACGGCCGTCTGGTCTGACGGCAAAGGCGCCCCGCGGGGCGCCTTTTCGCATCAGAGGTAGCCGGCGCTTCGGAAGGACAACTCCCGCTCCTTCCCGATGATCAGGTGATCGTGCAGCGTCACGCCCAGCACCTGCCCCGCATCCTGCACCTGCACGGTCATGGAGATGTCGGATTGCGAGGGCGTCGGATCGCCCGAAGGATGATTGTGCACGAGGATGATCGCCGAGGCGTTCAACTCCAGCGCCCGCTTCATCACCTCGCGCGGATAGACGGGAACGTGGTCCACCGTCCCCTCTCCCTGCTGCTCGTCGGCGATCAGGACGTTCTTGCGGTCGAGATAGAGGACACGGAACTGCTCCGTCTCCCGGTGGGCCATGGCGGTGTGGCAGTAATCCAAAAGCGCATCCCACGAGGACAGCACCGGGCGGTTCATCACCCGCGCGCGCATCATCCGCTGCGCCACCGCTTCGAGGATCTTCAGATCCTGCACCACGGCCTCCCCCACCCCCTTCACGGCCAGAAGGCGCGCACGGGGGGCGGTGACGGCACGGTTCAGATCGCCGAACGTGTCCAGCAGCAGCCGCGCCAGCGGTTTGACATCCTGCCGCGGGATGGAGCGGAAGAGCAGCAGTTCCAGCAGTTCGTAATCCGGCATCGCCGCCGCCCCGCCTTCGGCGAAACGAGCGCGCAGGCGCTTGCGGTGATCGGCGATATAGGAGGGCAGCCGCCCGGAGAGGGGCGTTGCAAGGGCCTC
This DNA window, taken from Falsirhodobacter algicola, encodes the following:
- the radC gene encoding RadC family protein; translation: MKSFHEAPRLFDEDEALATPLSGRLPSYIADHRKRLRARFAEGGAAAMPDYELLELLLFRSIPRQDVKPLARLLLDTFGDLNRAVTAPRARLLAVKGVGEAVVQDLKILEAVAQRMMRARVMNRPVLSSWDALLDYCHTAMAHRETEQFRVLYLDRKNVLIADEQQGEGTVDHVPVYPREVMKRALELNASAIILVHNHPSGDPTPSQSDISMTVQVQDAGQVLGVTLHDHLIIGKERELSFRSAGYL